One Lampris incognitus isolate fLamInc1 chromosome 18, fLamInc1.hap2, whole genome shotgun sequence genomic region harbors:
- the LOC130128190 gene encoding type-4 ice-structuring protein-like has translation MKYSIIAAIVVLALARGSLSAESPEVEQMTQFFEDMKNKLMATAQELSESIRTQELANQAQTFLEDGRAKLEPLATQIHSQLKPIATNVEEQLKPLAANVQAQLQPMVENFQTQMEEMFRNLMEQAKAIGN, from the exons ATGAAGTACTCCATCATCGCCGCCATTGTTGTGCTCGCACTGGCACGAG GAAGCCTCTCAGCCGAGTCTCCTGAGGTCGAGCAGATGACTCAGTTCTTCGAGGACATGAAGAACAAGCTGATGGCCACAGCTCAGGAGCTGAGCGAGTCTATCCGTACCCAGGAGCTGGCAAACCAGGCTCA GACCTTCCTGGAGGATGGGAGGGCCAAGCTGGAGCCCCTGGCTACCCAGATCCACAGCCAGCTGAAGCCCATTGCCACCAATGTCGAGGAACAGCTCAAACCCCTGGCCGCTAACGTGCAGGCCCAGCTCCAGCCGATGGTCGAAAACTTCCAGACCCAGATGGAAGAGATGTTCCGCAATCTGATGGAGCAGGCCAAGGCCATCGGCAACTAA